In one window of Heptranchias perlo isolate sHepPer1 chromosome 4, sHepPer1.hap1, whole genome shotgun sequence DNA:
- the mtx3 gene encoding metaxin-3 isoform X1, translating into MASPMELMCWGGDWGLPSVHTDSLIILAYAKFSRAPLKVYFINNPWKTPTGNIPVLTSDNMNFVQPENILNFLRKQKYNADYDLTAKEGADTLAFIALIEEKLRPALLHTFWVDIENYCNLTRPWFASRIPFPLNFYLPGQMSRSAMNQIILTRGEPPFYNVKEIEAQIYRDAKECLNLLSYRLGTSDFFFGKMPTSFDAFAFGFLAPLYKAELPNAHLQKHLNQLQNLCHFCDNILTQYFIQSSADGRQSSQQPPAQTSRCSPLKNDPHKQ; encoded by the exons ATGGCGTCGCCCATGGAGCTGATGTGCTGGGGAGGAGACTGGGGTTTGCCCTCCGTACACACCGACTCCCTCATCATTTTG GCATATGCCAAATTTTCACGAGCTCCTCTGAAAGTGTACTTTATTAATAATCCATGGAAAACACCTACAG GAAATATTCCGGTATTGACTTCAGATAATATGAACTTTGTGCAACCTGAAAATATTCTGAATTTCCTGAGAAAACAG AAATACAACGCAGACTACGATTTAACAGCTAAAGAGGGAGCTGACACTCTGGCATTTATTGCACTAATAGAAGAGAAGCTTCGTCCAGCATTG CTACACACATTCTGGGTTGATATTGAGAATTATTGCAATTTGACCCGACCATGGTTTGCTTCAAGAATCCCCTTCCCGTTGAACTTCTACTTACCAGGCCAGATGTCAAGATCTGCAATGAATCAGATCATTTTGACCAGAGGAGAACCGCCTTTTTACAATGTCAAGGAGATAGAAGCACAG ATCTACAGAGATGCCAAGGAGTGTCTGAACCTCCTTTCCTACAGATTGGGAACATCAGATTTCTTCTTCGGGAAAAT GCCAACGAGTTTTGATGCCTTCGCATTTGGATTTCTTGCTCCTCTATACAAAGCAGAGCTGCCTAATGCTCACCTCCAGAAGCACTTGAATCAGCTCCAAAACCTGTGTCACTTCTGTGACAACATCCTGACTCAGTACTTCATACAAAGCTCTGCAG